The Desulfonatronum thiosulfatophilum DNA segment TAAATCGCCGATACCGACCGATGATCTGTCCAGGACGAGGTTTCGCTTGAAGAACATTCGGATCACTCGCACCGCGGACGTTCCCGATGAGTTGCGCCTGGCCCGGAGCCTCAAAGCGCCGGAATTCGGGCCACGGATTCTGTTTTTCAGCGGGGGGACCGCACTCAACCCCTTGAGCAGGGATCTCGTGCAGTTCACCCACAATTCGATCCACCTGGTAACGCCTTTTGATTCCGGAGGCAGTTCGGCAAAGCTGCGCAAGGTTTTCCGGATGCCCGCCGTGGGTGATCTGCGTAGCCGGTTAATGGCTCTTACGGATCAGAGCGTGAAGGGAAATCCTGAAGTACGAAAGCTGTTTGCGCACCGACTGTCTCTTTTCGAAGACCCCGAGCTGTTGCGGCAACATTTGCAAAGCCTGGCTTCTGGAGAGCATCTGTTGATGCAGCGCATTCCAGACCCCATGGGATCGATGGTGCGAGATCATCTGGGCATCTTCCTGGAGCACATGCCCCAAAATTTCGATCTTCGCGGAGCTAGTATCGGAAACCTGATTCTTGCCGCGGGTTACCTTGCCGGTCAGCGGAACATTGATACGATTATCTTTCTCTTCAGCAAACTGGCTGAAGTCCTGGGGGAAGTGCTTCCGGTTCTGGACGAGGATCTGCACCTGGCCGCTGAACTGGAAAATGGGACGCATATTATTGGACAGCATCTGCTCACGGGCAAGGAAGTGCCGCCGATATCCTCGAGGATCAAGCGGATCTGGATCAACCGGAATCCGACATCCATCGAGCCTGCGCGAGCACGAATTCGAAATCACGTCCGTGACCTGATCGTGCAGGCCGACCTGATCTGTTTTCCCATGGGCAGTTTTTATTCCAGCGTCATTGCGAATGTGTTGCCGGATGGCGTGGGCCAGGCCGTTTCCGAAAATGATTGCCCGAAGGTGTATATTCCGAATACCGGAGCCGATCCGGAGCAGTTCGGAATGACCCTGGCCGATAATGTGACTACTTTGCTCCGGTATCTGCGCAAATCCAGCGTTGGGGAGCCGCCGGTGAACAAGCTGATCAATGTCGTTTTGTTGGACTCCCATCTAGACAGGTACGCCCAGCCGGTTGATGTCGCGGCTGTACAAAAACTCGGCATCGAGGTGCTGGCCATGCCGCTTGTCGACGATGAACAGGAGATCAAGTTGGAGGCAAAACGTTTGCTGAAGGTGTTGTTGTCGCTGATCTAAAACTCAAAGAGGAGAGGAATCATGTCGAAAGATGAAGTCAAATTCGAAGGCGTCATGGAAAAGAGTCAGCTCGTGAACTATCTCGAAGACTTGATCGCCAGCTTGAAAAAAGGACAGATTTGCGTGCGTCAGGACGATCAATTCGTTACCTTGTGCCCGACCCGAACCATAGAGGTGGAGGTCAAGGCTTCCTCGAAAAAAGACAAGGAAAAATTTGAATTAGAGTTCAAGTGGCATCGCGAGGAAGGTCAGGAGGACAACCCAAAATCGAATCGTTCCTCAACTGACGAGGACCAGTCGAAATCGGGAAAGGATCCATTGCCTGCGGTGAGTGCGCCGGCAATTGAAGGCCAGGCCGGCACGTCGGATACGCAGTCCGATGAAGAAACGGGAATTTCCGGAGTGGGCATGGCTTCGGACAAGAAACAGGGAAGTGCTCAGGCCTGACGATTTTCGCAGAGCTGGACCGGTTGATGTCGCATGGCGGCTCGGGCAAGCGCTCGGGCCGCTTTTTCATTTTGGTACAAGAAACTTTTCACGGAGCAACGACTCATCCTTGTTCCGGCTGTCCTGATTTTTCGGCCTCGCAACTTTTCATCGGCTTCAGAACATCGAGCCACAAGCGATGCCAAATAATCCGGACAAGCAGGAACACTCCATGTCTTGTCATGATGATGCAATATAACAGTCTTTTTGGAAATTGGAGTAAAAATGAGAAAAATTGAGAATATTCTTCTTTCGTAAACCAAGCGTCTTAGTCGGAATTTCAGGATACCTTGGGATTACCTTGCGGATACATGATTTACCCCATCTTTCGAATTTATGCCGATTATCTAAAGACTTAGGAAAGTCAAGTATAAAATATGAATTTTTATAATGACTTGCAGTAATTAAAAATGTTTTGATGAGTTTGAAAAAAGGATGATTCGCGCCTTGCCTCATGATCTTCAATGAGCGTAAGACTCACGTCCATGAGCGTCATCTGGAAAAAAACTCTTGAAATTCTTCAAAAATCAATAAATCCGGCACACGTCCGGGCTTGGTTGATCCCCCTGCAGTCCTCTCTGGACGACAACGGGCTCACCCTGACCGCCTCCAACGGCTTCGTGGTTTCATGGGTCAAGAGCCGCTATCTCGAGGCTATTGAACATGCCGTGCGTCAAGTTTCCACGCGTGATGTCCGCGTGCGGATCGTCAGTGCTTCCAATGGGGATCGACGTACGGAATGCTCCGCTCCGCAACGCATGCAGCAGCATACCCTCCCCATGTCCATGACGCCTCAGTTGCCCGTGGTGCATGTCTCCCCGGCCGCAGCGGAAAACGGAGGTCCTGCCGGGACCAGCTTGCCGGGCGGATTCGCGGGATGCAAGACAGGATCGGCAAATGCAACCGGCTGGCGTTTT contains these protein-coding regions:
- a CDS encoding GAK system CofD-like protein, which encodes MKNIRITRTADVPDELRLARSLKAPEFGPRILFFSGGTALNPLSRDLVQFTHNSIHLVTPFDSGGSSAKLRKVFRMPAVGDLRSRLMALTDQSVKGNPEVRKLFAHRLSLFEDPELLRQHLQSLASGEHLLMQRIPDPMGSMVRDHLGIFLEHMPQNFDLRGASIGNLILAAGYLAGQRNIDTIIFLFSKLAEVLGEVLPVLDEDLHLAAELENGTHIIGQHLLTGKEVPPISSRIKRIWINRNPTSIEPARARIRNHVRDLIVQADLICFPMGSFYSSVIANVLPDGVGQAVSENDCPKVYIPNTGADPEQFGMTLADNVTTLLRYLRKSSVGEPPVNKLINVVLLDSHLDRYAQPVDVAAVQKLGIEVLAMPLVDDEQEIKLEAKRLLKVLLSLI
- a CDS encoding amphi-Trp domain-containing protein, with product MSKDEVKFEGVMEKSQLVNYLEDLIASLKKGQICVRQDDQFVTLCPTRTIEVEVKASSKKDKEKFELEFKWHREEGQEDNPKSNRSSTDEDQSKSGKDPLPAVSAPAIEGQAGTSDTQSDEETGISGVGMASDKKQGSAQA